The DNA window GCCTCTGCTTTCTCCCTCTCAACATCCTCATACAATTTCGTCATATCCCCATCTCTCCCCTCTTTTTGTAGTGCCCCTTCCAGAAGTGCCTTCAATTCATCGCTAAACACAACACTCTCATCCAAAAGAATACCCTTGGCCATCTTAATTGCATCATCCAACCTTGAAGCGTCAACGTATGCCCTCAACAACAGCTCATAGCTGCCAATGTTTGGCTTGACCTCCTTTTCAGGCATCTGCTCAAAAAACCCCTGTGCCTCATCAAGCCTATCAACTTTTACCAAGCCACCAATAACTTTGTTAAATGCATTGGCATTAGGTCTCAAGCCAgcatcaaacatcttattgAAGTAAGAAACAGAGTCATCCACCCTATCCACCTTAAAGCAGGACTCAATTAGCAACACATAAGTGTATTCATCTGGATTAACGCCACTCTCACCCATATCCTTGAACAATTCTTCTGCCTCCCCAACAAGTTCATTCTTCCCAAGCCAGTCAATCAGGTTATTATAGGAGAGCGCATCCGGAGCACACCTCTTCTCACCCATTTTACCAAACACCTCAATCGCATCCTGGAACCTTTCAGCCCGGCAGTATGCATCCACCATAACATTAAAGCTCCCCAAGTTCACAGCAATCCTCCTGGGTGGATCATGCTCCTTGCACATCCTATCGAACAGCTGGAGCGCATCGTCCAACTTCCCATTCCTTCCGAGCGCATCAAGCACCATATTGTAACTCACAGCTCCAAACCTCACCTTCGAACCCTCGCCAAGCACCTCCGCGTAGCAATCCATGGCCTCTTTCTCCATACCCTTCAAGAAGTACCCCTTCATTAAGTTCCCGTAGACCATCCCATCAAGAATCTGCCCACCGCCGAGTTTCTCCACGAGCTCCTCGTATAGCGAGACCACCGTGTCGCCATCCCCGGCGTCGACAAAGCCACCCATGACAAACGCGTACACCTGGGGATCGGGCGCAACGAGGCCACGTTCGAGCATGCCATCCTTGAGCTCGATGGCCTGGTCGAGCTTCCCATTCTCGGCCAGGGAACGGGCGAGAATGCGGTAGGTGGTGGGCGAGGGGAGGACGGGGGAGTCGTCcttgaggaggaggcggaagtGCTCGAGCGCGGTgtcggggcggcggcagtCGCAGTAggcctggaggaggaggttgtAGGTGGCGACGGTGGGCGCGACGGACGCCTGCGTGACGAAACGGTGGAGCGAGAGGAGGTCGGCGTAGCGCGCCTGGcggagcagcgcggcgaggacggcgttGCAGGTGAAGACGGTGGGCCTGCAGTTGGAGTAGATGGAGTGGCGGGTGAGCAGCGCCGCCTCGTCGAGGTCGTCCTCGCGGACGAGCGCGAGGATGCGGCGGTGGAGGTCGAGGCGCTTCCCGGAGAGCGCGGAGGCCGGCTCGGGGAGCTTGGGCGCGTTGGGGTTGGACGCCGGGCGGGGCGCCCCCGGGGCGCGCTgcggcgccgccccgccgcgggCGCTGGGGGGCTCcacgcggaggcggcgcttgcggcggcggcgctcggcggcggcgtcggtcgGGGTGGCCTGGTCGGCGTCGGCCGGGGCGGGGgtcggggtggcggtggcgaggcagaggaggcggaggtgggggcggagcgggagagggagagggaggaggcgggagAGGAGCGGCTTGGAgagcgccatggcggcgaggGATCGCGGCGAGGCGATTGGGGAAGATGGGGAGGGTTTAGCTAGGGATTTGGGGATATTTTTTCCGCTGCGGGGGAAATGCGAGCTTGGGCTTTGGGCCTCTTTCCACCGGTCCTCACATGCTGCTTCTGACGTACAAATGTGTTGcttttagagcaggtacaatattAGATTGGAACAATTTTAATTGGAGTTTTATTGATAATAAATAGGAGGTAATGTAGATATTCTTGATAATGTAGTAAAGTATTAATGaaaagagatgaaatgagttttatggagATAAAACCTTCTTTACACTGTTACCTAGACAGCTTATGTCTTGCACGTAACCTAGGaaacaataatagatgaaactatgcattgagaaaAAGGTGTTTTATTCCtagattcaaaatttttagatgacatgtcactctagttaattgtgtccatgaaacttacattgaggatggcctaagccagctataaacatattttaaagggAAAAGAGACGAGAGAGAACAGAgaaaagagatgagagagaactactaatttgtagctagctacagcacAGGCTCCAAAATACTTAGTGTATggcatgtgggaccatgtattaatattttataagtgactattgtatgaattggttattaaattgactatagatgaattagagccagttgactatactactgaacttgctcttatggtCGTGTATGTAAATTTGAtaatctatactcctataaaaatgAGTAGTGGTGGTGACTCTGGCACCtgtcccaccaccaccaactcctttctattttttgaaagaagaaataattaagacatatatatcaaactactTTATTACCTCTACTTTAATAATACGTAATAATATCTTTTAATAAATCCCGTTGCAACGCATGAACAATATGCTCGTAGGAAGAAAATGACTCTTAGCCTttattaaagtaatttttattttatcagcATGGATAATAAGAAAgtaatgtaataaaaaaattctattaatgaaaaaactatgCCTAACTCTATATTTACACGTAATTTTTTATGTCGGTGATGTGGATCAGACAAGAGCCCTCCACCTTTAGACACTCCCCAATTATGGTTCTTCAAAATCAGGGAATAATTACATGTTACtcacttaaatttagaaaagtaATATGACAGATAAAGTATAGTATTAACTCTTTGTTTATCCACTCATTTACATCGATAACACTCTCATTTTATAAGTGTCTAGTATTGATAAAGATAGAGTCAGCTATGATTTTCTTATTAatgcaacaaaatattttttattattctttttttaatgtaccTCATGTAACacaattttcttaaataaatgttAAGAGTTAACTCTAAGTCATTGCTATGCATACAACTATTTTTCTGATTGCTCATTTCTCTTTCCTCTATACCATCATATTTGCTCACGTAGCAATGAATAGAGTAAGCTAATAATCATCATGGTACATGCCTTAACTAGTGTCAatgcatgatttatttttaccctccatctcaaaataataaaaattctacTTGTGAGGCTGGTACCGAATCCTAAACTATGAAACCAAGTATTCAATCATTAATATTCTTTTTACCAGCGTGACAGTTTGTCATGTAATTCTCAGACTTAATAAATTAGTTTGATCAATTTAGACCAACTTGACTAATGGGTGTATCATACAGGTAatctcaaaataataaaaattctacTTATGAGGCTGGTACCGAATCCTAAACGATGAAACCAAGTATTATATATCATGAATATTCTTTTTACCAGCATTACAGTTTGTCATGCATTTCTCAGTCTTACTATTAGTGGGAATAGTGGGAAGAATACACTAGTTTGATCAATTTAGACCAACTTGACTAATGGGTGTATCATGCAGGTAATAACACTACCCCACCATCATCTGTCGCAGTAAAACCAACAACAAAACCACTCCACTAGTTATTTCAAGTTCTCAACCAGTTTGCATACTTCAGTGATAAAATAAcaggttttatattttatgggGCTACcatcttattattttaatggctaaaataaactttttgtCAAAATACACATACTTCCAGGATTTACATTTGTCT is part of the Oryza brachyantha chromosome 11, ObraRS2, whole genome shotgun sequence genome and encodes:
- the LOC102716173 gene encoding pentatricopeptide repeat-containing protein At3g49240, mitochondrial, producing the protein MALSKPLLSRLLPLPLPLRPHLRLLCLATATPTPAPADADQATPTDAAAERRRRKRRLRVEPPSARGGAAPQRAPGAPRPASNPNAPKLPEPASALSGKRLDLHRRILALVREDDLDEAALLTRHSIYSNCRPTVFTCNAVLAALLRQARYADLLSLHRFVTQASVAPTVATYNLLLQAYCDCRRPDTALEHFRLLLKDDSPVLPSPTTYRILARSLAENGKLDQAIELKDGMLERGLVAPDPQVYAFVMGGFVDAGDGDTVVSLYEELVEKLGGGQILDGMVYGNLMKGYFLKGMEKEAMDCYAEVLGEGSKVRFGAVSYNMVLDALGRNGKLDDALQLFDRMCKEHDPPRRIAVNLGSFNVMVDAYCRAERFQDAIEVFGKMGEKRCAPDALSYNNLIDWLGKNELVGEAEELFKDMGESGVNPDEYTYVLLIESCFKVDRVDDSVSYFNKMFDAGLRPNANAFNKVIGGLVKVDRLDEAQGFFEQMPEKEVKPNIGSYELLLRAYVDASRLDDAIKMAKGILLDESVVFSDELKALLEGALQKEGRDGDMTKLYEDVEREKAEAAARAAEEKARAEALAKEEEERKKAEAKAKEEAAARASRAAIEAVLGRKKEAENDDSTGNVEEAQVVESLSDTNDITEENEGDDQKVVESLSDTNDIREENEGDDQKKQESGDALP